The DNA window GGTATGGGACGAAATAAAAACCGGGATAATCAGATGCACGTAAAGCAGTCATGAAATTCATTCCGTTGGACAAGAAAAACAAAACGGCGAAAATGTTGATACCAACGTTGAAGTAGCCCAGTACCTTATTGCGGATTTTCCTTATGTTAACAAAGGACAACAATGTAAGGAAAAACATAGAATAATTGATCAGCCATATTTGCCGGACAAGTGCTATTTCATGCACAGCATTATAATCTCCTTCTGTAAGGAGTGCGCCGGATTTCTCATATAGCTCGAAAAATACGGATATCTCCATGTAAAAAGTGGCATACAATGACACAAGGAAGATGCCTGTAACAAAAAAAGAAACGATCCCCGATGTGTTTTTTAACAAACGATCTCCGTTGTCCGTATACTTTTTGTTTTGGTTCAGAAACACAATGAATCCGAAAGCTGCGGCAAAAAGTAAGGAACTCAGAAAGTGAATATTGAATACAGGTGTCCCTGAAAAATATTGATGATGGACAAACCAATCGTGGATCATACTGAAAAATGCAACCAGCATTATCGGAAACGATAATTTCTCATAAATGGATATTTTTCTGGAACGTCCGATCCAGTAGAGCAAGGCCGCTTCGCCTGCCCACAACAAAGTGACCCAGTTTCCTTCCAGCTGTACAGGGATGGCTATGGTAATAAATACCAATACCAGCCCTATCACCAGATGCAACAGGTTTCTATCCACCATTTTCTGCTTGTATATGACTATGGCAACGATAAAATGGATGATTGCATTGCCCAGTGTGAACAATCCCAATAAATGTTCCCCAATGACATCCTTGTTGAGGATCGCATACCCGAAACCGTAAAAAATAAATGAGTTGGAAAGGAGGAGAATAATGTCTCCTATGTTGTATTTGCTTTGGCGTAAAAGTTTATATCCCAGAAAAGTCAGGTAAAAAATGATAAAAAATACCAGATTGAAAACGAAGGCGATAGTGAAATATGATGATTGGTATTTAAAGAAAAACCAACTACTGTATATGATCCAGGTGATAACAAATGATGAATAATACAAGGGTTTCCAGTATTTTTTCAATGCTATGGCCAAAATGCCCAGATTAATGATGGCTGTATAGCTGAAAAGGATCAATGCCTGTCCGGAGCCACTACTTAACAGAAATGGGACGATATAGGCTCCCACCAGCCCTATATGGGCAATTACCTGCCGGTTGTATGTGATTGCTGCCAGGGCTGTAAAGACGGTAAAGGCAACCATTAAGACAAAGGCAAGAAATTGCGGGATCAATGCGTAAAAATCATAAGCGGCATAAGTGATAAAATACATGATGGCCATTGACCCGCTGAGCAGAACAGCGCTGAATTTGTCATACTTTTGTTTTAACCAGATGGCAAGTCCGAGTAACCCTGCGCCGAATAAATAACCCAGTATGATACGGGTCAAAGGGTTGATCAACTCATGGTCGATAGCATATTTTGCCCCTATGGCTACCCCGATTACCGTGATGATGATCCCTATTTTACTGATCAGGTTTTCTCCGATAAATTTTTCAAGATTGGATTTTACCTTGGGTGAATGCGGCGAAGCATAACTGACCAAAGGAGTTTCCTTTTTCGGGAGTACAGGTGCTTCTTTTTCAATGGTTATTTCTTTTACATAATCGATAGATTTTTCCACCTTCGCCGGTTCTGTTTCTTTTTCCTTTATTAAAGGAACTTCTTGTTTTGACTGCAGATGGTTGACTTCCTCTTTCAGGAGTTTGATCTCTTTCTGAAACTCTTCCTGTTGCATGGATAAGCGGTCCAGACGCTTGAGGAGTTCGTTTATTCTATCATGATTATCAGCCATGTTATGATCAAATTAATATGATAATAAGTCTATTTTATCTGTCCCAAAGATACCAACAATTATTCTTTAATTTACGGAGAAATGGAAAGAGGGTTATCCTCTTACTGGTATTCTTCAATAATATCAAAAGAAGGTTATGTGAAAAAATGGAAAATATAATTTCTTATTGAAGAGTTTGTTTACAAAAAAAACTATATTTGTTTTAATTCAACCAATTAATATTTGATATTATGAGATCGGTTCTATTTCCTTTTACTGTATTATTCTTGTTTTTATGTGTTGATCTGCATTCGGTTTTTGCCCAATATGATCATTATCTGTTAAAAGATTATATGAACCCTGATTATAAACGCCAATCGTTGGATTTCTCATTCAATGGGAATTTTAGCAATAGTTCCAATAAAAGAGATGGTTCGCATCCGGAATATACATATAAAGATGCCCTCGATCAGATAAAGATGACTGGCGGATTATCATTGGGATATAATCGGATAAAAAATACCATACGGACACAAAACAATACCAGTGTAGATTTTTTATTTAATGGAAATTATGGAAAAGATAAGTCATTTACTGATACTCAAGGGGCAAACAGCTACAATTATAATCAGGATAGATTATCAAAAACCGGAATGGTTAGGGTAGGACTGGATTTTCGTAATACGGGTTATTATTATGGTAACAACAAGAATTTTTTGTTGCTTGGGCCGACTGCCGGTTTTTCCTATTCCCATGGGAACTATAAATTAGATGATAAAACCAATACATCATACAAAAACACTACCCGGGACCTCTCTGCTCATGCAGCTTTTTCTTTGGGTATAGGCAAAGGAAGAATCGAAGAAGTAGGTGATGCACGACAAGCGGTTTACCTATTACAGGACTTACAAAAATATGGTATACTGGAAAAAGAACTTTCACAAGAAGAAATCGATGAATTAGCCCGGTTGGTAACTAAAGTGAAGAATAAAAGACAATTCGATTCCCGCATCCGGTTGATACAGGAAATCACATCCGTCGATTCACTGCTTATAGAAAAAGGATATATAGGAAAAGAACATTCTGCCGCATATTTCACCACATTGTATGATAACTGGCAATATGCAAATGTCAACAGGCGTTCCGGAAATAGATTTACTGTCAGTCTGCGTCCATTTGTTGTATACTCTCACTACAAAATTGAAAAGACATGGCTTTATGATAATAACCCGGCTGAACATGATACAACAAAATACTTTGATTATGGAGGAAATTTTGTTGTATCATTTGATTCGGAAAAACCGGTTAACCTATATTGGCAACGAGCCTTATCGATTGAATTTACTACTGAATGGCGTGAAAGTGATTATCCAAAGCACTCCGAAAGATATCATTCACTGTTATCTGCCGATTATGGATGGGTGTATTATCCGAATTCCCGGACATCCATAGGTGGATTTTTTTCTGAACTTCTTGCATATACTTACAAGGAACGTCAATTTCAAACTTCGACTTCCCTGCTTTTTGATCTGAAATATTATTTTTCACCTCAGCTGAGGCTGAATATTTCGTATCGTTTTGGATATACTTATATACGTAGCGATGATAAGGATACTGACTGGCTGGTTACTTCCAGAAATAAATATCCGGATAACTTTCTGTCAATAAATCTTATGTATAGTATATTCTAAAAATAGCATAAAAGACAAGATGGAATAACAGGCCAATAACGACTTCAGCATACAATTAACCTATAAATACACTAAAGCAATAAAATAAAAACCAGGAAGTATAAGAATAAAACCTATACTTCCTGATCAGTTTGTTATATATTTTTATGAGGTTACTAATCGACCACCACCAGTTTTATTACTCTTCTGGTATTTCCTTTGATGACACTTAACAGGTACATCCCCTGTGGTA is part of the Bacteroidales bacterium genome and encodes:
- a CDS encoding DUF2339 domain-containing protein codes for the protein MADNHDRINELLKRLDRLSMQQEEFQKEIKLLKEEVNHLQSKQEVPLIKEKETEPAKVEKSIDYVKEITIEKEAPVLPKKETPLVSYASPHSPKVKSNLEKFIGENLISKIGIIITVIGVAIGAKYAIDHELINPLTRIILGYLFGAGLLGLAIWLKQKYDKFSAVLLSGSMAIMYFITYAAYDFYALIPQFLAFVLMVAFTVFTALAAITYNRQVIAHIGLVGAYIVPFLLSSGSGQALILFSYTAIINLGILAIALKKYWKPLYYSSFVITWIIYSSWFFFKYQSSYFTIAFVFNLVFFIIFYLTFLGYKLLRQSKYNIGDIILLLSNSFIFYGFGYAILNKDVIGEHLLGLFTLGNAIIHFIVAIVIYKQKMVDRNLLHLVIGLVLVFITIAIPVQLEGNWVTLLWAGEAALLYWIGRSRKISIYEKLSFPIMLVAFFSMIHDWFVHHQYFSGTPVFNIHFLSSLLFAAAFGFIVFLNQNKKYTDNGDRLLKNTSGIVSFFVTGIFLVSLYATFYMEISVFFELYEKSGALLTEGDYNAVHEIALVRQIWLINYSMFFLTLLSFVNIRKIRNKVLGYFNVGINIFAVLFFLSNGMNFMTALRASDYPGFYFVPYLSYIFLALLLLVSFMYTRNVSLKLSKMNAFFELFIHFSILWVASNELIYWLGKSQYDLSYSLELSIFWGIYSLVLIILGIWKKKKYLRIGAITLFGITLVKLFFYDLSGLSTIGKTIVFISLGALLLLISFLYNKYKHVISDETKGESDKEPADDQFSKS